Proteins from a single region of Phycisphaeraceae bacterium D3-23:
- a CDS encoding PEP-CTERM sorting domain-containing protein (PEP-CTERM proteins occur, often in large numbers, in the proteomes of bacteria that also encode an exosortase, a predicted intramembrane cysteine proteinase. The presence of a PEP-CTERM domain at a protein's C-terminus predicts cleavage within the sorting domain, followed by covalent anchoring to some some component of the (usually Gram-negative) cell surface. Many PEP-CTERM proteins exhibit an unusual sequence composition that includes large numbers of potential glycosylation sites. Expression of one such protein has been shown restore the ability of a bacterium to form floc, a type of biofilm.), producing the protein MAPSAPDGAGNIGRVGARDVNTFTNYGTIEAVNGGSVVLGDNFVNAGTLHVGAGSTLTIDGDTIFAAGSQLTGSGGALVVQSDRLDLFGSALDIDQFASINHTGGTLANGTITASLGSVFRPDAVSSNRAAFEAMAFDTDVQLDDNEYNVHGGLTLLNNAEILTTPSNDTLEILFSEGQTIGGTGRLTFGLHFNDNALNIYSENGAPVIFDTGIFIDALSGGGTIGGFSSFGDNNATWINRGTIAVGSGQEVELLGAWSNEGTIVIENNATIALGGTFTTDDLGTVLNQGGDIFITGELDNTGEVFDLLFLPGAVTLRHGSTVRGGTIQSSGTSTIALQTNGTVTLDRVTLDVTPESVGQINIIESLTVNEGLGIGRGDQLFAIDDSGDDIAHLLGNGTIRTIDEGGANGLTDISPFNNSDTTLLIGPGITVIHEEPTVELYIGRFGDVVNQGTLDLRRGYTEFRNNWSNQGSIIIGGTAEVFFRGAYTTADLQSITYINGDVIVGGTIDNTGAVLRKDATTAWIQVDEINGLYINGGRVETGDSRTLRYVRGLDAVTLAGDLWLDDGNVDITNGLVFDGGTLHILDEDNQLASGELTGTGTIRFDVGRYSAPILGFDHSITLAAGLTVQTGASGGTIGRAGVVWTNDAALQSLNNGLDLRIAGDVSHNGTARAANGGTLTFENLNNHGTLLAEDGGTLRLEAGWVNPDGAITAQNAGVIALESWSPTPGTFALNNGVVRVEFDTDLAQLGTLPQASGSTIEIANELDLGGGTLDLDALTSMFRLNGGTLRDGSVVGSSPLLLLNTTLADVNVLDGVDVFTDVILADDGTTQLRNATAFHGGTITGDGTLLVATLQTASFDAATIESDVVVNGGATMAVTNGLTLDGVIASGVGAPRPQVRFNGTQAVTGTGSFQSATPAGLNLRHTGDLTLGADIQLQAVQGVLSFNGVGQTLTIDGRLDVAGVSRANINADTVVNNGTLALNLGGEIDITANTVSNHGTIDLNNGLIRATDTDIDNTLGSLVLARGTADLGGDGTFRIAGDVQNPTTPGSRLVVLGHVALENTAQTTLTVFDGRSESLAFLHATGDVTLDGELVLDSETLTEVAAGQVQALILAEGALSGAFDSVLGLQIDPIHSWHLSYVDDSLVAEVRVAGDATGDGFVGAADLDLILANWGDAVVAGDAAAGDWTGDGAVGQQDLQVVLDHWGQSAAAPEGGDVPEPGTLAMLALIGMGLTRRRRNAC; encoded by the coding sequence ATGGCACCTTCCGCGCCCGACGGCGCGGGCAACATCGGCAGGGTCGGGGCGCGGGACGTCAACACGTTTACGAACTACGGCACGATCGAAGCCGTCAACGGCGGGTCCGTGGTCCTGGGCGACAACTTTGTCAACGCGGGGACGCTCCATGTCGGGGCGGGCTCGACCCTCACCATCGATGGCGACACGATCTTCGCGGCCGGCTCGCAACTGACCGGCAGTGGCGGGGCTTTGGTCGTCCAGAGCGACCGGCTCGACCTGTTCGGCAGCGCGCTCGATATCGACCAGTTCGCATCGATCAATCACACCGGCGGGACCCTCGCCAACGGCACGATCACCGCCTCGCTGGGCTCGGTCTTTCGCCCTGACGCGGTCAGCTCGAACCGGGCGGCATTCGAGGCGATGGCCTTTGATACCGACGTGCAGCTCGATGACAACGAGTACAACGTCCACGGCGGGCTGACCCTGCTCAACAATGCTGAAATCTTGACGACGCCCAGCAACGACACGCTCGAGATCTTGTTCTCCGAGGGCCAGACGATCGGCGGCACGGGACGCTTGACCTTCGGGCTGCACTTCAATGACAACGCACTCAACATCTACTCGGAGAACGGCGCACCAGTCATCTTCGACACCGGCATCTTCATCGATGCGCTCTCCGGCGGCGGGACCATCGGCGGGTTCTCATCCTTCGGCGACAACAACGCGACCTGGATCAACCGCGGCACGATCGCCGTGGGCTCGGGCCAGGAGGTCGAGCTGTTGGGGGCCTGGTCTAATGAGGGCACGATCGTTATCGAGAACAACGCCACGATCGCGCTGGGCGGCACGTTCACCACCGATGACCTGGGCACCGTCCTCAACCAGGGCGGCGACATCTTCATCACCGGGGAACTCGACAACACCGGCGAGGTGTTCGACCTGCTCTTCCTCCCCGGCGCGGTGACGCTGCGCCACGGCTCCACCGTCCGGGGCGGCACGATCCAGAGCAGCGGCACCTCCACCATCGCGCTGCAGACCAATGGCACCGTCACCCTCGACCGCGTCACGCTCGACGTGACGCCCGAGAGTGTCGGTCAGATTAACATCATCGAATCCCTCACGGTCAATGAGGGACTCGGGATCGGTCGGGGCGACCAACTCTTTGCCATAGACGACTCGGGCGACGACATCGCGCACCTGCTGGGCAACGGCACGATACGCACGATCGACGAGGGCGGGGCCAACGGCCTCACCGATATCAGCCCGTTCAACAACTCCGACACGACACTCCTCATCGGCCCGGGCATCACCGTCATCCACGAGGAGCCCACGGTCGAGCTCTACATCGGCCGCTTTGGAGACGTCGTCAACCAGGGCACCCTCGACCTCCGCCGCGGCTACACCGAGTTCCGCAACAACTGGAGCAACCAGGGCTCAATCATCATCGGCGGCACCGCCGAGGTCTTCTTCCGGGGTGCCTACACCACCGCCGACCTGCAGTCCATCACCTATATCAACGGCGATGTCATCGTCGGCGGCACCATCGACAACACCGGCGCGGTGCTCCGAAAGGACGCCACCACCGCATGGATTCAGGTCGATGAGATCAACGGGCTCTATATCAACGGTGGCCGTGTCGAGACCGGCGACAGCCGGACCTTGCGATATGTCCGCGGCCTTGACGCCGTGACCCTCGCGGGCGACCTCTGGCTCGACGATGGCAATGTCGATATCACCAACGGGCTCGTGTTCGACGGTGGGACACTTCACATCCTTGATGAAGACAACCAACTGGCTTCGGGTGAACTCACCGGCACCGGCACGATCCGATTTGACGTCGGCCGATACAGCGCACCGATCCTCGGGTTCGACCACAGCATCACACTTGCCGCAGGCCTCACGGTCCAGACCGGCGCCTCGGGCGGCACGATCGGACGCGCCGGCGTCGTATGGACCAATGACGCGGCGCTGCAATCGCTCAACAACGGCCTCGACCTGCGCATCGCAGGTGATGTATCGCACAACGGAACCGCCCGCGCCGCGAACGGCGGCACGCTCACATTTGAAAACCTCAACAACCACGGCACACTGCTTGCCGAGGACGGCGGCACCCTCCGACTCGAAGCCGGCTGGGTCAACCCCGACGGCGCGATCACCGCCCAGAACGCCGGTGTCATCGCGCTCGAATCATGGTCCCCCACGCCGGGCACGTTCGCATTGAACAACGGCGTGGTCCGCGTCGAGTTCGACACCGACCTCGCGCAGCTCGGCACACTGCCCCAGGCCAGCGGCTCAACGATCGAGATCGCGAACGAACTCGACCTGGGCGGTGGGACGCTTGACCTCGACGCTTTGACCTCCATGTTCCGACTCAACGGTGGGACGCTGCGCGATGGCAGTGTCGTCGGATCGTCGCCGCTGCTCCTGCTCAACACCACACTCGCGGATGTCAACGTGCTTGACGGCGTCGATGTCTTCACCGACGTGATACTCGCCGACGATGGTACGACGCAACTGCGTAACGCCACCGCGTTCCATGGCGGCACGATCACCGGCGACGGGACGCTGCTGGTGGCAACCCTGCAGACCGCCTCTTTCGACGCCGCCACGATCGAGAGCGATGTTGTGGTCAACGGCGGCGCGACGATGGCCGTCACCAACGGCCTCACGCTCGACGGCGTCATCGCATCGGGCGTCGGCGCACCACGCCCGCAGGTCCGCTTCAACGGAACGCAGGCGGTCACCGGCACCGGCAGCTTCCAGTCGGCGACCCCCGCGGGGCTCAACCTCCGCCACACCGGCGACCTGACGCTTGGCGCTGACATCCAACTCCAAGCAGTCCAAGGCGTCTTGTCCTTCAACGGCGTCGGCCAAACCCTGACGATCGACGGCCGACTCGATGTCGCCGGCGTGAGCAGGGCGAACATCAATGCCGATACCGTGGTCAACAACGGCACGCTCGCGCTCAACCTCGGCGGCGAGATCGATATCACCGCCAACACCGTGTCCAACCACGGCACGATCGACCTGAACAACGGCCTGATCCGGGCGACCGATACCGATATTGACAACACGTTGGGGTCGCTCGTCCTCGCACGCGGCACGGCCGACCTGGGCGGCGACGGCACGTTCCGCATCGCGGGCGATGTCCAAAACCCAACCACTCCCGGAAGCCGACTCGTCGTGCTCGGTCACGTCGCGCTGGAAAACACAGCGCAGACCACCCTGACCGTGTTCGATGGCCGCAGCGAATCCCTCGCATTCCTGCACGCCACAGGCGACGTGACGCTCGACGGCGAACTGGTGCTCGACAGCGAGACACTCACCGAGGTCGCCGCGGGTCAGGTGCAGGCGCTGATTCTTGCCGAGGGGGCGTTGAGCGGCGCATTCGATAGCGTGCTGGGCCTGCAGATCGACCCGATACACAGCTGGCACCTGAGCTACGTGGACGACTCACTTGTGGCCGAGGTCCGTGTCGCGGGCGATGCGACCGGCGATGGTTTTGTTGGCGCAGCGGACCTCGACCTGATCCTCGCGAACTGGGGCGACGCCGTGGTCGCGGGTGACGCCGCCGCAGGCGACTGGACCGGCGACGGCGCGGTCGGGCAGCAAGACCTGCAGGTCGTCCTCGACCACTGGGGCCAGTCCGCCGCCGCCCCGGAGGGTGGCGATGTCCCCGAGCCCGGTACACTGGCGATGCTCGCACTAATCGGCATGGGCCTCACCCGACGCCGTCGCAACGCCTGCTGA
- a CDS encoding PEP-CTERM sorting domain-containing protein, with protein MKLATTALLFGLAAMAFPAAGDVLLDQAVDPGATQTGPPNNHQPVAQFGAQPRVHTATDVVVGPNDWALDSITVWHARSPTPGNPTASGMDVYVTVQEITGGLPTVDPTTSPVLNTTTVTAIDFSTNEITVDVSSLGLTLNANTAYWVGITPSVQPSLFAGGAGNIYMAAPGQHGTAAEGAIWTFDGTDVASSQNYAPPAGNTGGWYAAIDPDQSNTSTDFAIRIEGTEVPEPTSLALLGLGGLALLRRRR; from the coding sequence ATGAAACTTGCAACGACCGCTCTTCTCTTTGGCCTGGCCGCGATGGCCTTCCCCGCAGCCGGCGACGTGCTACTCGACCAAGCGGTCGACCCCGGCGCGACCCAGACCGGCCCGCCCAACAACCACCAGCCGGTCGCGCAGTTCGGCGCGCAGCCGCGCGTCCACACTGCAACGGACGTGGTCGTAGGCCCCAACGACTGGGCCCTCGACTCCATCACCGTCTGGCATGCTCGCAGCCCCACCCCCGGCAACCCCACCGCCAGCGGCATGGACGTCTACGTGACCGTTCAGGAAATCACCGGCGGGCTGCCCACGGTCGATCCGACCACTTCGCCCGTCCTGAACACCACGACGGTCACCGCGATCGACTTCAGCACTAATGAAATCACCGTGGATGTGTCTAGCTTGGGCCTCACGCTTAACGCCAATACCGCCTACTGGGTCGGCATCACCCCGTCCGTTCAGCCAAGCCTGTTCGCAGGCGGCGCTGGCAACATCTACATGGCCGCCCCTGGCCAGCACGGCACCGCCGCCGAAGGCGCCATCTGGACCTTCGACGGCACCGATGTCGCCTCATCGCAGAACTACGCACCCCCGGCCGGTAACACCGGTGGCTGGTATGCCGCGATCGATCCCGACCAGTCCAACACCTCGACCGACTTCGCTATCCGCATCGAAGGCACCGAAGTCCCCGAGCCCACCTCCCTCGCCCTCCTGGGCCTGGGCGGACTCGCGCTGCTTCGCCGACGACGCTAA
- a CDS encoding DUF1559 domain-containing protein encodes MPNHPAKRQARAFTLIELLVVISIIALLIGILLPVLGAARESARQSQCRSNLHQQAIASEAFSTDNNDLPAGHNLTGSIAHSVYGGGTYNWTAANSFGGKSGKIAELGANVVENVSASERPLTEYVLQANPTLDTGGDDRMEIPLFQCPSEIAGAGGQFDAFFSAPNPDDTAYNVMGTSYGDVTGIALHDPRLGVRSPNSIAQITDTRKRLYRHLSGSGSASDIVLYAEIMFTYAMTHRTAHGGGPALGFHGEEGLHNVAFWDGSVSTVTQDRDSLRTQGTFVPGVGVVNPVQGNEEWSLYANPRPYPLD; translated from the coding sequence ATGCCTAACCACCCCGCCAAACGACAAGCCCGCGCCTTCACGCTCATCGAACTCCTCGTCGTCATCTCTATCATCGCCCTGCTCATCGGCATCCTCCTGCCCGTCCTCGGCGCCGCCCGCGAGTCCGCGCGGCAGAGCCAGTGCCGATCCAACCTCCACCAGCAGGCGATCGCCTCCGAAGCCTTCTCCACCGACAACAACGACCTGCCGGCCGGCCACAACCTCACCGGCTCGATCGCTCACTCCGTCTACGGCGGGGGCACCTACAACTGGACCGCCGCCAACTCCTTCGGCGGCAAGAGCGGCAAAATCGCCGAGCTCGGCGCCAACGTCGTCGAAAACGTCTCCGCCAGCGAACGCCCCCTGACCGAGTACGTCCTCCAGGCCAACCCCACCCTCGACACCGGCGGCGACGACCGGATGGAGATCCCACTCTTCCAGTGCCCCTCCGAAATCGCCGGCGCCGGCGGACAGTTCGACGCCTTCTTCAGCGCACCCAACCCCGACGACACCGCCTACAACGTGATGGGCACCAGCTACGGCGACGTCACCGGCATCGCGCTGCACGACCCACGCCTCGGCGTCCGCAGCCCAAACTCCATCGCACAGATCACCGACACCCGAAAACGACTCTACCGACACCTCTCCGGGTCAGGCAGCGCCTCCGACATCGTCCTCTACGCCGAGATCATGTTCACCTATGCCATGACACACCGCACCGCCCACGGCGGCGGCCCCGCACTCGGGTTCCACGGCGAAGAAGGCCTCCACAACGTCGCCTTCTGGGACGGCAGCGTCAGCACCGTCACCCAGGACCGCGACTCGCTGCGCACCCAGGGCACCTTCGTCCCCGGCGTCGGCGTCGTCAACCCTGTCCAGGGCAACGAAGAGTGGTCCCTATACGCCAACCCCCGCCCCTACCCGCTGGACTAA
- a CDS encoding PEP-CTERM sorting domain-containing protein (PEP-CTERM proteins occur, often in large numbers, in the proteomes of bacteria that also encode an exosortase, a predicted intramembrane cysteine proteinase. The presence of a PEP-CTERM domain at a protein's C-terminus predicts cleavage within the sorting domain, followed by covalent anchoring to some some component of the (usually Gram-negative) cell surface. Many PEP-CTERM proteins exhibit an unusual sequence composition that includes large numbers of potential glycosylation sites. Expression of one such protein has been shown restore the ability of a bacterium to form floc, a type of biofilm.) gives MTTRRLLTALTLTLAAASPAAAIDFGDITFTGLQLPTDASLGGDAVVGYAAQTTFFGGLAFTDAFIYDAPNNNFFNLGFSDFGGPGTRPQVSYDATTVAGTILSPDFGGDPETTFDGPYQTTGVWTQDAGMPVGTGTITDLLAINTPVNSYAHENYVDMVNPPTAFDRNLGSGIVVSGDGNVVSGGYFRRQVRDPQTNEILVQGGGMPLSFNLSTNTAIDLAGPGVGEKGQVLASNFDGSVVAGYTDNPFIPTVWVNGVMTQLPGSTGDSGRATAVSDDGTRVAGYQFALDESTGATTQSQVIWDFNAGTNQWNQTVLGRINGNDMGASEVTGISGDGELIVGYDLSRTLIQGGGIAGSNNTGEATFWSQYTGLVQLEDFLSARGLDLTGLEIASIQGVSPDGETLLAWAFTGPTIESITGLIIDVSDTPLNPEADEDLRNTAIANLGTAATYAGDTYYGDWNHDGLVTQEDLDIIGAIIDGVTGDLNGDLFVGAADLDILLANWGDSVTPGSLIDGDANNDGVVNELDYQIVQANWGSGVNPGTVPEPTSLALLALGGMALLRRRRRTA, from the coding sequence ATGACGACCCGCCGCCTGCTCACCGCCCTCACGCTCACACTCGCCGCCGCGAGCCCCGCCGCCGCGATCGACTTCGGCGATATCACCTTCACCGGCCTCCAGTTGCCCACCGACGCTTCGCTCGGCGGCGACGCCGTCGTCGGCTACGCCGCACAGACCACCTTCTTCGGCGGGCTGGCATTCACCGACGCATTCATCTACGACGCGCCCAACAACAACTTCTTCAACCTCGGCTTTTCCGACTTCGGCGGACCGGGCACCCGGCCGCAGGTCTCCTACGACGCTACGACCGTCGCCGGCACCATCCTCTCGCCCGACTTCGGCGGCGACCCCGAAACCACCTTCGACGGCCCCTACCAGACCACCGGCGTCTGGACACAGGACGCCGGCATGCCCGTCGGTACCGGGACCATCACCGACCTCCTCGCCATCAATACACCCGTCAATAGCTACGCCCACGAAAACTACGTCGATATGGTCAACCCGCCGACCGCTTTTGACCGCAACCTCGGCTCGGGTATCGTCGTCTCGGGTGACGGCAATGTCGTCTCGGGCGGCTACTTCCGCCGACAAGTCCGCGACCCACAGACCAACGAAATCCTGGTGCAGGGCGGCGGCATGCCGTTGAGCTTCAACCTGTCGACGAACACCGCGATCGACCTCGCGGGGCCCGGCGTCGGCGAGAAGGGGCAGGTCCTCGCATCAAACTTTGACGGCAGCGTCGTCGCGGGCTACACCGACAACCCCTTCATTCCGACCGTCTGGGTCAACGGCGTAATGACCCAGCTCCCCGGATCAACTGGGGATTCCGGCCGCGCGACCGCGGTCAGCGACGACGGCACCCGCGTCGCGGGCTACCAGTTCGCGCTTGATGAATCGACCGGTGCAACCACCCAATCGCAGGTCATCTGGGACTTCAACGCGGGCACCAACCAGTGGAACCAAACTGTCCTCGGCCGGATCAACGGCAACGACATGGGCGCGTCCGAAGTCACCGGCATCTCCGGCGACGGCGAACTCATCGTCGGCTACGACCTCAGCCGCACCCTCATCCAGGGCGGCGGCATCGCCGGCTCTAACAACACCGGCGAAGCCACCTTCTGGTCGCAGTACACCGGGCTCGTCCAGCTCGAAGACTTCCTCTCCGCACGCGGCCTCGACCTCACCGGCCTCGAGATCGCTTCGATCCAAGGCGTCTCGCCCGATGGCGAAACGCTCCTCGCCTGGGCCTTCACCGGCCCGACGATCGAGTCCATCACCGGCCTCATCATCGACGTCAGCGACACCCCCCTCAACCCCGAAGCCGACGAAGACCTCCGCAACACCGCCATCGCCAACCTCGGCACCGCCGCGACCTACGCCGGCGACACCTACTACGGCGACTGGAACCACGACGGCCTCGTCACCCAGGAAGACCTCGACATCATCGGCGCCATCATCGACGGCGTCACCGGCGACCTCAACGGCGACCTCTTCGTCGGCGCGGCCGACCTCGACATCCTCCTGGCCAACTGGGGCGACAGCGTCACCCCCGGCTCGCTCATCGACGGCGACGCCAACAACGACGGCGTCGTCAACGAACTCGACTACCAGATCGTCCAAGCCAACTGGGGCAGCGGCGTCAACCCGGGCACCGTGCCCGAGCCGACCTCCCTCGCCCTGCTCGCGCTGGGCGGCATGGCCCTGCTGCGACGCCGACGACGCACCGCCTAA